A single genomic interval of Lentimicrobiaceae bacterium harbors:
- a CDS encoding ribonuclease H family protein has product MAKKKNNYYVVWEGIKPGIYSSWDECQKHIKGFADAKYMGFVTLQEAEKAYSEGYENYYGKKGKPSADIIQKVLGNKNNKALCVDAACSSAIGPVEYRGVLIPENIEIFRRGPFQQGTVNMGEFLAIVTGLTWLKKNKLDFPLYSDSRTAMSWVKKKKINTKLERTELNKELFEKADLAIEWLHNNEVENPIIKWETELWGEIPADYGRK; this is encoded by the coding sequence ATGGCTAAAAAAAAGAATAATTACTACGTAGTTTGGGAAGGTATAAAACCGGGCATATATAGTTCGTGGGACGAATGCCAAAAACACATCAAGGGCTTCGCCGATGCAAAATATATGGGCTTTGTTACACTACAAGAAGCTGAGAAAGCTTACAGCGAAGGCTACGAAAATTACTACGGTAAAAAAGGTAAGCCTTCGGCAGATATAATACAAAAAGTACTTGGCAATAAAAACAATAAAGCTCTTTGCGTTGATGCTGCCTGCTCAAGTGCTATTGGTCCTGTGGAATACAGGGGAGTTTTAATACCCGAAAATATCGAAATATTTAGAAGAGGTCCTTTTCAACAGGGAACAGTTAATATGGGCGAGTTTTTGGCTATTGTTACCGGACTTACATGGCTAAAGAAAAACAAGTTGGATTTCCCGCTTTACAGCGACTCAAGGACTGCGATGTCGTGGGTGAAAAAGAAGAAAATAAATACCAAATTAGAAAGAACCGAACTAAATAAAGAACTCTTCGAAAAAGCTGATTTAGCTATAGAATGGCTACACAATAACGAAGTCGAAAACCCTATAATAAAATGGGAAACCGAGCTTTGGGGCGAAATTCCTGCTGACTACGGACGAAAATAA
- the cysS gene encoding cysteine--tRNA ligase: protein MENTDLVLYNTLTRKKQIFTPINPPHVGMYVCGPTVYGEPHLGHARPAITFDILFRYLKYKGYKVRYVRNITDVGHLENDMDDGEDKIGKKARLEQLEPMEIAQFYTDSYHEAMHKLNVLKPSIEPRASGHIPEQIELIEKILENGMAYKSNGSVYFDVEKYNTKHNYGVLSGRRLEDLISNTRDLQGQDEKRNSFDFALWKKANPEHIMRWKSEWSDGFPGWHLECSAMSAKYLGEEFDIHGGGLDLLFPHHESEIAQSIAANGCSPAKFWVHNNLITINGQKMGKSLGNFITLNEMFSGSHELLHKEYSPMTIRFFILQAHYRSTLDFSNEALLAAEKGLARLMDTLKILEQLQASEKSSFDFNELKSKLFAALDDDLNTPILIANIFDTCKLINNINTGNETISANDLSELKKLLNSLVFDILGLETVQEAESPKLTNDLMDIIISIREQARKDKNWTLSDEIRDELQKIGISIKDSKEGTTWDKA from the coding sequence ATGGAAAATACAGATTTGGTTTTATACAACACGCTTACACGAAAAAAACAAATATTCACACCTATAAATCCGCCTCATGTGGGCATGTACGTTTGTGGTCCTACCGTCTACGGCGAACCGCACTTAGGACACGCTCGTCCGGCAATTACCTTCGATATTTTATTCAGATATTTAAAATATAAAGGTTATAAGGTCAGATACGTTAGAAACATTACCGATGTCGGACACCTTGAAAACGACATGGACGACGGCGAAGATAAAATCGGCAAAAAAGCTCGCTTGGAACAGTTGGAACCCATGGAAATTGCTCAATTCTACACCGATAGCTACCATGAAGCTATGCACAAGCTAAATGTACTCAAACCAAGCATCGAGCCGAGAGCTTCGGGACATATACCCGAACAAATCGAATTGATTGAAAAAATATTGGAAAATGGAATGGCGTACAAAAGTAACGGCTCTGTTTACTTCGACGTAGAAAAATATAACACCAAACATAACTACGGCGTACTGTCGGGCAGAAGATTAGAAGACCTTATTTCCAATACCCGCGACTTGCAAGGTCAGGACGAAAAACGTAACAGCTTCGACTTTGCATTGTGGAAAAAAGCTAATCCCGAACATATAATGCGATGGAAATCGGAATGGAGCGACGGATTCCCGGGCTGGCACTTAGAATGCTCGGCTATGAGTGCAAAATATTTAGGCGAAGAATTTGATATTCACGGTGGCGGTTTAGACTTGCTATTCCCTCACCACGAAAGCGAAATAGCTCAAAGTATAGCCGCTAACGGTTGCAGTCCGGCTAAATTTTGGGTGCACAACAACTTAATCACCATCAACGGGCAAAAAATGGGTAAATCTTTGGGCAATTTCATTACGCTTAACGAAATGTTTAGCGGTTCGCATGAACTACTGCACAAAGAGTATTCGCCTATGACAATACGTTTCTTTATCCTGCAAGCACATTACAGAAGCACCCTCGATTTTAGCAACGAAGCTCTGCTTGCCGCCGAAAAAGGACTTGCCCGATTAATGGATACTCTTAAAATTCTTGAGCAATTACAAGCTTCAGAAAAGTCATCGTTTGATTTTAACGAACTAAAAAGCAAGTTGTTTGCAGCATTAGACGACGACCTTAACACACCAATTCTAATTGCAAATATTTTCGATACTTGTAAACTGATAAACAATATAAATACAGGCAACGAAACCATATCGGCAAACGACCTCAGCGAACTGAAAAAATTGCTCAACTCCTTGGTTTTTGACATTTTGGGACTTGAAACCGTGCAAGAAGCCGAAAGTCCTAAACTTACAAACGACCTCATGGATATTATTATCAGCATTAGAGAGCAAGCCAGAAAAGATAAAAATTGGACTTTGAGTGACGAAATAAGAGATGAACTCCAGAAAATAGGCATTTCTATAAAAGACTCCAAAGAAGGTACTACGTGGGATAAAGCATAG
- a CDS encoding 6-phosphofructokinase has translation MKKSILILAGGGPAPGINTVISTISKVFLRDGYRVIGLHEGYKNLFNGKAETIDIDFSYADRIINLGGSVLVMSRYKPSDIEFKTDFFVENNIKLLVTIGGDDTASTANRISKFLLKNDLNVLNIHVPKTIDNDLPLPEGQSTFGYASAKAEGVRIGTTVYEDARSSGNWFVVSAMGREAGHLAFGIGAACHYPLIIIPEMFNKTQLTLDKITDLIVSSIVKRKILNINYGVAIISEGIFNLLDESDLESSGIQFTYDEHGHPELGAVSKAHIYNILLQVKLKQLDLVVKSRPVEIGYEIRCASPTAADLLYCSLLGLGVKTLFDQGHNACIVTSNALGDIAPIFLKDLEDKNGKILPRSVNIESQRFQMVFKAQHYLEKKDLKKASKFLKNPEHYLISNILNW, from the coding sequence ATGAAGAAATCAATTTTAATACTAGCCGGCGGTGGACCAGCTCCCGGAATTAACACCGTAATAAGTACAATTTCTAAAGTGTTTTTACGCGACGGTTACAGAGTTATTGGCTTACACGAAGGCTACAAAAACTTGTTCAACGGCAAAGCCGAAACCATTGATATTGACTTTTCGTACGCCGACCGTATAATCAATTTGGGTGGATCGGTACTTGTTATGAGCCGCTACAAACCTTCGGACATAGAATTTAAAACCGACTTTTTTGTCGAAAACAATATAAAACTTTTGGTAACTATTGGCGGCGACGATACAGCCTCCACAGCAAATAGAATTTCAAAGTTTTTGTTAAAAAACGACTTAAATGTTCTTAACATACACGTTCCTAAAACTATAGACAACGACCTTCCCTTACCCGAAGGACAGTCGACTTTCGGATATGCCAGCGCCAAAGCAGAAGGCGTTAGAATTGGAACAACCGTTTACGAAGATGCACGCTCGTCGGGCAACTGGTTTGTTGTTTCGGCAATGGGTAGAGAAGCCGGACACTTAGCTTTTGGCATTGGTGCAGCCTGCCATTACCCGCTTATCATTATCCCCGAAATGTTTAACAAAACCCAACTAACATTAGACAAGATTACCGACCTCATAGTTTCATCTATAGTTAAACGAAAAATTTTAAACATCAATTATGGTGTAGCCATAATTAGCGAAGGTATTTTTAATTTGTTAGACGAAAGCGATTTGGAATCATCGGGAATACAATTTACCTACGACGAACACGGACACCCCGAATTAGGAGCGGTCAGCAAGGCGCATATATATAATATTTTACTGCAAGTTAAACTCAAACAGTTAGACTTAGTCGTAAAAAGTCGTCCCGTTGAAATAGGTTACGAAATCAGGTGTGCCTCGCCTACTGCAGCCGATTTGTTGTATTGTAGTCTCTTAGGTTTGGGAGTTAAAACCCTATTCGACCAAGGTCATAATGCATGTATTGTTACAAGCAACGCATTGGGCGACATTGCACCTATATTTTTAAAAGACCTTGAAGATAAAAACGGAAAAATACTTCCACGCTCGGTTAACATCGAAAGCCAACGCTTTCAAATGGTTTTTAAAGCACAGCATTATTTAGAAAAAAAGGATTTGAAAAAAGCTTCAAAATTTTTGAAAAATCCGGAACATTACTTGATTTCAAACATCTTGAATTGGTAA